A region from the Sutcliffiella horikoshii genome encodes:
- a CDS encoding FixH family protein, with product MKKLTLFISLLSLMMLAACGSTNNNENTNGNNDEVPSMVEVEIKLPEAVEPNEEVKVEALVTQGEENVDDAHEVKFEVWKQGQEADHEMVEATNDGSGIYSIMKTFEEEGFYYIVAHTTARDMHVMPRVELTVGNPEPAEKEEEHKHEEEGHNHDHETHEKTDHDDHHSHESSLNMTLESTDAVKANQETTLSTEIKQEEAPLTDATVRFEIWHEDSEKHEFVDAKEVSDGVYEAKATMKETGLHYVQIHVEKDELHEHQQEELEVE from the coding sequence TTGAAAAAATTAACCTTATTTATCAGCTTGCTTTCATTAATGATGTTGGCAGCTTGCGGATCAACTAATAACAATGAAAATACAAACGGAAACAATGATGAAGTACCTAGCATGGTGGAAGTAGAAATCAAACTCCCTGAAGCAGTGGAACCGAATGAAGAGGTAAAAGTAGAAGCCCTTGTCACTCAAGGTGAAGAAAATGTGGATGATGCCCATGAAGTAAAATTTGAAGTATGGAAGCAAGGTCAGGAAGCGGATCATGAAATGGTCGAAGCAACGAATGACGGTTCCGGAATCTATTCCATCATGAAAACCTTCGAAGAGGAAGGCTTTTACTATATAGTCGCTCACACAACTGCCAGAGATATGCACGTAATGCCACGTGTTGAATTAACAGTTGGAAATCCTGAACCTGCAGAGAAAGAAGAAGAGCACAAACATGAAGAAGAAGGTCACAATCACGATCATGAGACACATGAAAAAACAGATCATGATGACCACCACAGCCATGAGAGCAGCTTGAATATGACATTAGAATCAACAGATGCTGTAAAAGCGAATCAAGAAACTACATTATCAACAGAAATCAAGCAAGAAGAAGCTCCTTTAACAGATGCGACTGTCCGTTTTGAAATTTGGCATGAAGATTCAGAGAAACATGAATTCGTAGATGCAAAAGAAGTCAGTGATGGTGTCTATGAAGCAAAAGCGACCATGAAAGAAACTGGTCTGCATTATGTTCAAATACACGTAGAAAAAGATGAATTACACGAACATCAGCAAGAAGAGTTAGAAGTGGAATAA
- a CDS encoding FluC/FEX family fluoride channel, translating to MVVKNILAVILGGAIGTILRYAVTLATDDFAFPVGTLLVNLVGSFVLGAFTGWIMRRKVKEYMKVGFGTGLCGGFTTMSTLAADVFMLEAQSTIFITTIYLFSSIVGGLLLAFLGLIFGHSLSKKHLASGLRS from the coding sequence ATGGTGGTAAAAAATATTTTAGCAGTTATATTAGGAGGAGCAATTGGTACTATTCTGAGGTATGCGGTTACTTTAGCCACTGATGACTTTGCTTTTCCAGTCGGAACACTTTTGGTAAATCTCGTAGGAAGTTTTGTTTTGGGGGCTTTTACAGGGTGGATCATGCGTAGAAAAGTAAAGGAATATATGAAGGTTGGATTTGGAACTGGCTTGTGTGGCGGTTTTACGACGATGTCTACCTTGGCAGCTGATGTCTTTATGTTAGAGGCACAGTCTACCATTTTCATTACTACTATCTATTTATTCTCGTCCATTGTTGGTGGACTTTTATTAGCTTTCCTTGGGCTTATATTTGGACATTCATTATCTAAAAAACATTTAGCTTCTGGTTTAAGAAGTTAG
- a CDS encoding CrcB family protein, giving the protein MSQAGMIFLLAVGGGGGALCRYSLGLAVMKKFPTPRIPVAMIIVNIIGSFGLGSLYGTINDNDALFALLGFGFFGAFTTFSTFSVEAVQLVIDKKYQHVIVYLSLSICGSIMGFLLGYYII; this is encoded by the coding sequence ATGAGTCAAGCTGGCATGATTTTTTTACTTGCAGTTGGTGGAGGGGGCGGGGCCTTGTGCAGATATTCGCTTGGATTGGCTGTTATGAAAAAGTTTCCCACCCCTCGCATCCCAGTAGCAATGATTATAGTTAATATCATAGGATCTTTTGGGTTAGGGTCACTATATGGGACCATTAATGATAACGACGCACTGTTTGCTCTTCTTGGATTTGGTTTCTTTGGTGCATTTACGACTTTTTCAACATTTAGTGTGGAAGCTGTACAGTTGGTCATAGATAAAAAATATCAACACGTCATAGTCTATCTAAGCTTAAGCATTTGCGGCTCCATTATGGGATTTCTACTAGGTTATTATATAATTTAA
- a CDS encoding GNAT family N-acetyltransferase, protein MIKHLQTKEQLLEGFQVLKELRPHLTGDTFLEIYETMHKEGYELYAYVEEDEIVAVTGIIMLTNFYDGRHIYVYDLVTKSTIRSKGYGEKLLTYIEGLGKERGCEKVTLSSGLPRVDAHRFYEKKMDYDKTSYVFRKELLL, encoded by the coding sequence TTGATTAAGCATTTACAAACAAAAGAACAATTACTTGAAGGTTTTCAAGTATTAAAGGAATTAAGACCACACCTGACAGGAGATACATTTCTAGAAATATATGAAACCATGCACAAAGAAGGCTACGAATTATATGCTTATGTTGAAGAAGATGAGATAGTCGCTGTTACGGGAATAATCATGTTAACCAACTTTTATGATGGGCGTCATATTTATGTGTATGATCTAGTGACAAAAAGCACAATCAGATCAAAAGGCTACGGGGAGAAATTGCTCACGTACATAGAAGGATTAGGGAAAGAAAGAGGTTGTGAGAAGGTTACTTTGTCATCAGGCTTGCCAAGGGTAGATGCTCATAGATTTTATGAAAAGAAAATGGATTACGATAAAACTAGTTATGTATTTAGAAAAGAGCTGTTGCTTTGA
- the proC gene encoding pyrroline-5-carboxylate reductase encodes MLKKKIGFIGSGKMAEAIIGGLVKSELVPANQIFASAKTNETVEKIANKYAIETTIQNREVAARADMLILAVKPDLHKEVIEEIVDVVKSDTVVITIAAGITLEFLESAFGKKLKAVRVMPNTPSLVGEGMSAICANEAVNGEELQDVIRLFESFGKAEVLPEKLMDAVPAVSGSSPAYVYMFIEALADGAVQQGISRDQAYTMAAQAVLGAAKMVLETGKHPGELKDNVCTPGGATIEAVTTLEKHGFRSAVVSAMEACTEKSKKLKDSK; translated from the coding sequence ATGTTAAAAAAGAAAATTGGTTTTATCGGTAGTGGAAAGATGGCTGAGGCCATAATTGGTGGACTTGTAAAATCAGAGCTAGTACCTGCAAACCAGATATTCGCCAGTGCAAAAACAAATGAAACGGTAGAGAAAATTGCAAATAAGTACGCGATTGAAACTACTATCCAAAACAGGGAAGTAGCTGCTAGAGCAGACATGCTGATCTTGGCTGTAAAACCAGATCTGCATAAAGAGGTAATTGAAGAAATTGTGGACGTTGTTAAAAGCGATACGGTCGTGATTACCATTGCGGCTGGTATAACGTTGGAGTTTCTTGAGTCGGCTTTCGGGAAAAAATTAAAAGCAGTGCGTGTGATGCCGAACACACCATCTTTAGTAGGGGAAGGCATGAGTGCGATTTGTGCAAATGAGGCAGTGAATGGTGAGGAACTACAAGATGTGATCCGTCTTTTTGAAAGCTTTGGTAAAGCGGAGGTGCTGCCTGAAAAGCTGATGGATGCTGTACCTGCTGTTAGTGGTTCTTCTCCAGCCTATGTGTATATGTTCATTGAGGCTTTAGCTGATGGAGCGGTGCAACAAGGGATTTCTCGTGATCAGGCATATACAATGGCAGCCCAGGCTGTTCTAGGGGCAGCGAAGATGGTGCTGGAAACGGGTAAGCATCCGGGGGAATTAAAGGATAATGTGTGTACACCTGGTGGTGCTACGATTGAGGCTGTAACGACATTGGAAAAGCATGGATTCCGGTCTGCAGTGGTGTCTGCAATGGAAGCATGTACGGAGAAGTCTAAAAAACTGAAAGATAGCAAATGA
- a CDS encoding RluA family pseudouridine synthase, whose translation MNNQMLTFCVTNNRSLPLQSYLKDVIGIPKGHLHELRMSKQVLVNGENPNWTNPLKEGDQVFVPILPEEISPIATEMDIEIIYETEHLLVVNKEAGMDTHPSSDQDFRSLSNGVAYYFKNNGISSKVRHVHRLDQDTSGAILFAKHAISGAILDRMLEERKVKRTYLALVEGIMSMSKGTLDKPIGKDRHHASRRRVSPNGQKAITHFKVVKTFQKEQLTLVELTLDTGRTHQIRVHMSSIGHPIYGDKLYGSKNKHHRHSLHAWKLTVPHPFKEKSATVHAPVPTSFGPSFLKLEEL comes from the coding sequence ATGAATAACCAAATGCTAACATTCTGCGTAACGAACAATAGGTCCCTCCCCTTACAAAGTTATCTAAAAGATGTAATTGGTATTCCTAAAGGTCATCTTCATGAACTGAGGATGTCCAAGCAAGTATTGGTGAATGGTGAGAACCCTAATTGGACAAACCCACTTAAGGAAGGCGACCAAGTTTTTGTTCCTATTTTACCAGAAGAGATATCTCCCATTGCTACCGAAATGGATATCGAAATCATATACGAGACCGAACATCTTTTGGTAGTCAATAAGGAAGCAGGAATGGACACACATCCCTCTTCAGATCAAGACTTCCGCTCTCTATCCAACGGAGTGGCATATTATTTCAAAAATAACGGAATCTCTTCTAAAGTCCGTCATGTACATCGTTTAGATCAAGACACCAGCGGAGCCATTCTGTTTGCAAAACATGCCATTAGCGGCGCAATCTTGGACAGGATGCTCGAGGAACGGAAAGTTAAACGAACATATTTGGCACTTGTTGAAGGCATAATGAGCATGTCCAAAGGAACTCTGGATAAACCTATTGGAAAAGACCGCCACCATGCTTCAAGAAGAAGAGTCTCTCCTAATGGACAAAAGGCTATAACACACTTTAAAGTTGTTAAGACTTTTCAAAAAGAACAACTAACACTTGTAGAATTAACACTAGATACCGGTAGGACGCATCAGATCAGGGTACATATGAGCAGCATTGGTCATCCCATCTATGGTGATAAGCTTTATGGTTCAAAAAACAAACATCATCGCCATAGCCTGCATGCATGGAAGTTAACTGTTCCACACCCGTTTAAAGAAAAAAGCGCAACAGTCCATGCTCCAGTCCCAACAAGCTTTGGACCTTCCTTTTTGAAACTAGAAGAGCTGTAG
- a CDS encoding SDR family oxidoreductase produces the protein MNIFLTGATGFLGGRLIRNLLEGEHTVYILARNTKKAIALKEDLPLSLQDRVTILNGDIVKPKFGFSSEQLAALTNKIDIFYHLAALVKFDHHLRDTLMEMNYQGTKHALEVAASIGVKKFIHVSTAYTVGVSNSGKEELYNLQQDFNNPYEESKSLAEHEVMKYKGEMDVSIFRPAIIVGDSKTGEADSNFTLYGFMRGLELFKRKLERKSYEEKVHLVGSKDGTSNLVPVDYVADILTIAAQKAEKNTIYNVTNPAPPTNREILETIKAHLNFRSLGIYEKGASFSLTPVELQLNSLIDVFGPYLDRSISFADRNTQRLLKDSPIAHLNMTKEILEIIIRAYFEPEKEKVEI, from the coding sequence ATGAATATATTCTTAACTGGTGCTACTGGATTTTTAGGGGGAAGGCTGATTCGCAACCTCTTGGAAGGAGAGCATACAGTCTATATATTAGCTAGAAACACCAAAAAAGCGATCGCATTAAAGGAAGACTTGCCACTTTCCCTGCAAGATAGGGTTACCATCCTAAACGGGGATATTGTTAAACCGAAATTCGGTTTTTCTTCCGAGCAATTAGCTGCTCTTACTAATAAAATTGATATTTTCTATCATCTTGCAGCTTTAGTGAAATTTGATCATCATCTACGAGATACACTTATGGAAATGAATTATCAAGGAACGAAACACGCCTTAGAAGTTGCTGCATCAATTGGAGTCAAAAAATTTATCCATGTGAGCACTGCTTATACGGTGGGAGTATCCAATTCAGGTAAGGAAGAACTTTATAATCTTCAACAGGACTTCAACAATCCATACGAGGAAAGCAAGTCTCTTGCAGAACATGAAGTAATGAAATACAAGGGTGAAATGGATGTTTCCATTTTTAGACCTGCCATCATTGTTGGAGATTCTAAGACTGGTGAAGCGGACTCAAACTTTACTCTTTATGGATTTATGAGAGGCCTCGAGCTTTTTAAACGTAAACTGGAACGCAAGAGTTATGAGGAAAAAGTTCACCTGGTCGGTTCCAAAGACGGTACATCCAATCTGGTACCTGTTGATTATGTAGCCGATATTTTAACAATTGCAGCTCAAAAAGCGGAAAAGAACACAATCTACAATGTTACAAATCCTGCACCGCCGACCAATAGGGAAATACTTGAAACGATAAAAGCACACCTGAATTTCCGATCACTTGGCATCTATGAGAAAGGTGCAAGCTTTTCCTTAACGCCAGTGGAGCTACAGTTAAATAGTTTGATAGATGTTTTTGGTCCATATCTAGATCGCAGTATTTCATTTGCGGATCGTAATACACAAAGACTTTTAAAAGATAGCCCTATCGCTCATTTGAATATGACGAAGGAGATATTGGAAATTATCATCCGTGCCTATTTTGAACCAGAAAAGGAAAAGGTGGAAATATAA
- the msrA gene encoding peptide-methionine (S)-S-oxide reductase MsrA → MSKKFWGLLLVIACLAAYFFIPKMYATVTQKSVGSMPYEFEENENIAYATFAGGCFWCMEPPFEKLPGVYEVVSGYTGGNVENPAYNEVTTGETGHVEAVIVSYNPDVINYETLLDVFWRQVDPTDDKGQFVDRGTPYQSGIFYHSEDQKQLAEKSKEELDASGRFDQPIVTEIKAAETFYIAEDYHQDYYLKNPVRYDFYRDNSGRDDFLDKAWGDDRNITPQVEDDGTTLLHLSKDELRSVLTAEQYYVTQEDGTEEPFNNEYWDFEGEGIYVDLISGEALFSSTDKYDSGTGWPSFTKPLVPENIVELEDRSFFSVRTEIRSKLGNAHLGHVFDDGPEPTGLRYCMNSAALRFVPKEQLEAEGYGEFLELFE, encoded by the coding sequence ATGAGTAAAAAATTCTGGGGTTTACTTCTTGTAATCGCTTGCCTTGCCGCCTACTTTTTTATACCCAAAATGTATGCAACTGTAACACAAAAATCAGTCGGCAGTATGCCTTATGAGTTTGAGGAAAATGAAAATATTGCCTATGCCACATTCGCAGGCGGCTGCTTCTGGTGTATGGAACCGCCATTTGAAAAGCTTCCTGGTGTGTACGAGGTTGTTTCAGGCTATACCGGTGGAAACGTGGAAAACCCAGCCTACAATGAGGTAACAACTGGAGAGACAGGTCATGTGGAGGCTGTCATTGTTAGTTATAATCCCGATGTCATAAATTATGAAACCTTATTGGACGTTTTCTGGAGACAAGTCGATCCAACTGATGACAAAGGACAATTTGTCGATAGAGGAACACCTTATCAATCGGGAATCTTCTATCATAGCGAAGATCAAAAGCAACTCGCCGAAAAATCAAAAGAAGAGCTTGATGCGTCTGGGCGTTTTGATCAGCCAATCGTGACAGAAATTAAGGCAGCAGAAACCTTCTATATTGCAGAAGACTATCATCAGGACTATTATCTTAAAAATCCGGTCCGCTACGACTTTTACCGAGACAACTCAGGACGTGACGATTTTCTCGATAAGGCTTGGGGAGATGACCGCAATATAACTCCACAAGTAGAGGATGATGGCACAACCCTTCTCCATTTATCCAAAGATGAATTACGTTCCGTTTTAACTGCTGAACAATATTATGTCACACAGGAAGATGGCACAGAAGAACCGTTTAATAATGAGTATTGGGATTTTGAAGGAGAAGGCATTTATGTGGATTTAATTTCTGGGGAGGCGTTGTTCAGCTCTACCGATAAATATGATTCTGGCACTGGATGGCCAAGTTTCACAAAGCCTTTAGTTCCAGAAAATATAGTGGAGCTTGAAGACCGAAGTTTTTTCTCAGTACGGACTGAAATTCGCAGCAAATTAGGCAACGCACACCTGGGGCATGTTTTTGATGACGGCCCTGAACCAACAGGCCTAAGATATTGCATGAACTCCGCCGCCCTCCGCTTTGTTCCAAAAGAACAACTCGAAGCAGAAGGTTATGGAGAGTTTCTCGAGTTATTTGAATAA
- a CDS encoding aldo/keto reductase, whose translation MKSLASTTTLHNGVEMPWFGLGVFKVEEGQEVESSVKMAIHAGYKSIDTAAIYKNEEGVGKGIRESDVPREELFITTKVWNADQGYESTLKAFDESMEKLGLEYLDLYLVHWPVKGKYVDTWKALEKLYRDGRVRAIGVSNFQIHHLQDILDVAEVKPMVNQVEYHPKLSQVELLNFCKENGIQMEAWSPLMQGQLLDNEVLKEIADAHNKSVAQVILRWDLQNGVVTIPKSVKEHRIKENADIFDFELSADEMQKIHALNEDKRVGPDPDNFDF comes from the coding sequence ATGAAAAGTTTAGCATCCACAACAACCTTACATAATGGCGTAGAAATGCCTTGGTTTGGTCTTGGTGTATTTAAAGTGGAAGAAGGTCAGGAAGTAGAATCTTCTGTAAAGATGGCCATCCATGCAGGCTATAAAAGCATCGATACGGCAGCCATTTATAAGAATGAAGAAGGTGTAGGTAAAGGGATTAGAGAGTCCGATGTACCTCGGGAAGAGCTTTTCATTACGACTAAAGTATGGAATGCAGATCAAGGATATGAATCTACATTAAAAGCTTTTGATGAGAGCATGGAAAAGCTAGGACTAGAATATCTTGACTTATACCTCGTACACTGGCCTGTTAAAGGAAAGTATGTAGATACGTGGAAAGCATTAGAAAAGCTATATAGGGATGGAAGAGTCCGTGCCATTGGGGTGAGCAACTTCCAAATCCATCACCTTCAAGATATTCTGGATGTGGCTGAGGTAAAACCAATGGTTAATCAGGTAGAGTACCATCCAAAGCTTTCCCAGGTGGAGCTATTAAATTTCTGTAAAGAAAACGGCATCCAAATGGAAGCGTGGTCCCCACTGATGCAAGGACAGCTTTTGGATAATGAAGTTTTAAAAGAAATTGCAGATGCTCATAATAAGTCCGTTGCGCAGGTTATTCTTCGCTGGGATCTTCAAAATGGTGTCGTGACTATTCCGAAATCCGTGAAAGAGCATCGTATTAAAGAAAATGCGGATATTTTCGACTTTGAGTTGTCAGCAGATGAGATGCAGAAGATTCATGCATTGAATGAAGACAAGCGTGTAGGTCCAGATCCGGATAATTTTGATTTTTAA
- a CDS encoding helix-turn-helix domain-containing protein: MINLEQPTVKTTKMDIGSKIKFFRIQKGLKQDDLARGIISVSYLSKIENNLTSPSEEVLRLLCERLEVSLIEQQDDTIFQELMSWYKLMTTSESQEIKRRYESLSKKIQSINTKTYMYFVLFELRYHLYLKNIDQSRMLIEKLQQFMDIFDIHMHYYFQKFYSIYEYRLNNFVQALEHLKVAEQLLQRNSNLEKSEEADLYYLFGLTYSQTMKEPLSITYTTKALQEFQAIYDFKRSAECQVLLGICYRRIGEYDRSEKSYLLAQKLSESLNNMYLQSLIYHNLGKLYSIQGHHEEAIKEYEKSYFLKQQDRPLSKLTSIYCILLEYDQIQNYEECRKWLKLGQELLTNPEDAIEYHYYFSIHESILEGNYEKFDQIFQEQALPYFQQKDLKEPLIIYAERLAQYFEASYKYKKASYYYSLGYKELKKQTFL, encoded by the coding sequence ATGATAAATCTCGAACAACCAACTGTCAAGACAACAAAAATGGATATCGGAAGTAAGATTAAATTTTTTCGCATACAAAAAGGATTAAAACAGGATGACCTTGCAAGAGGAATTATTTCAGTATCCTACCTATCAAAAATTGAAAATAACCTTACCTCACCCAGTGAGGAAGTCTTAAGGCTTTTATGTGAGCGTCTTGAAGTCAGCCTGATTGAACAGCAGGATGATACGATCTTTCAAGAACTTATGTCTTGGTACAAGTTAATGACTACAAGTGAAAGTCAAGAAATTAAGCGCAGGTATGAGAGTCTCTCTAAAAAAATTCAATCCATTAATACGAAGACATATATGTATTTTGTACTATTCGAATTACGTTATCACCTTTATCTTAAAAACATAGATCAATCCCGAATGCTCATTGAAAAGTTGCAACAATTCATGGATATTTTTGATATCCATATGCATTACTATTTTCAAAAATTCTATTCTATTTACGAATATAGACTAAACAACTTTGTTCAGGCACTTGAACACTTGAAGGTAGCAGAACAGCTACTGCAAAGGAATTCCAATCTTGAAAAATCAGAAGAGGCCGACCTCTACTATCTCTTCGGTCTTACATACAGTCAAACGATGAAGGAACCACTGAGCATCACCTATACCACCAAAGCACTCCAAGAATTCCAAGCCATCTATGATTTCAAAAGAAGCGCAGAGTGCCAAGTGTTATTAGGCATCTGTTATCGTAGAATTGGAGAATATGACCGCTCGGAAAAAAGTTATTTACTCGCTCAAAAACTCTCAGAATCTCTTAATAATATGTATCTTCAGTCCCTGATCTATCATAATCTTGGGAAACTTTATTCCATCCAGGGCCATCATGAAGAAGCCATTAAGGAATATGAAAAAAGTTACTTTCTAAAACAACAAGATAGACCACTGAGTAAGCTGACTTCTATTTATTGTATATTACTTGAGTATGATCAAATTCAAAATTACGAGGAATGCCGAAAATGGCTGAAACTTGGTCAAGAGTTATTAACGAACCCAGAGGACGCGATAGAGTATCATTATTATTTTTCCATTCATGAAAGCATTCTTGAAGGGAATTATGAAAAATTCGATCAGATTTTTCAGGAACAAGCATTGCCATATTTCCAACAGAAGGACCTTAAAGAGCCCCTTATCATTTATGCGGAACGCCTGGCTCAATATTTTGAAGCCAGTTATAAATATAAAAAAGCAAGTTATTACTATTCTCTTGGATACAAGGAACTAAAGAAACAAACTTTTCTTTAA
- a CDS encoding histidine kinase dimerization/phospho-acceptor domain-containing protein — protein MNFLKDILLQLFFLVVPLLLYYTLVHKRTGKPSEFIRQLAAFFYCTISALMCSTFPILTANDTPFYLSGIPVIMSILYGGYLAGILTVIALFIYPLIFPSSINYLHAYFLIPFLSVLPLFVQTKWRLYPNSIKYLLISTIAVIGALLHSITFVILGMEIMSTISTSIVFVGTTLLLFCLVEYFCGLDQLQNQYKKMKKLYHINTIADEVAREFQQPLTMVKGFTQLLGAEHNRANKEYVPIILTELNRAEKIIDSYIKLAKTETFTSKALSSKELLDLVSADIQMYANSHHLDFQINSERNLRINGNLNLLAEAISTIIKFCIQSDDGSMKSLQLNHYLQRTEVIFELVMKDGKAEKDPIKTLLQLQEIRTNEEHTPLYSAYTILLAHGGDLHFKNQLFKKCLVLTLPAQVKKSNLVTRNVIRTN, from the coding sequence ATGAACTTTTTGAAAGATATTTTATTACAACTGTTCTTTTTGGTCGTCCCTCTTCTTCTATACTACACTTTGGTACATAAACGAACTGGTAAGCCTTCGGAGTTTATCCGTCAACTTGCAGCCTTTTTTTATTGTACCATTTCAGCACTTATGTGTTCGACATTTCCTATACTTACAGCAAATGACACCCCTTTTTACTTAAGTGGCATTCCGGTTATCATGTCCATATTGTATGGTGGATATTTGGCTGGAATATTGACGGTCATTGCTTTATTTATTTATCCCTTGATTTTCCCGTCTTCCATTAACTATTTGCATGCTTATTTTCTTATCCCATTTCTCTCTGTCTTGCCTTTATTCGTACAGACGAAATGGAGGTTGTATCCAAACTCTATAAAATACTTATTAATATCAACAATTGCCGTGATTGGAGCCTTATTACATTCCATTACTTTTGTAATTTTAGGCATGGAGATAATGAGTACAATTAGCACAAGTATCGTGTTTGTTGGCACTACCCTGCTACTATTCTGCTTAGTTGAGTATTTTTGTGGATTAGATCAGTTACAAAATCAATATAAAAAAATGAAAAAACTCTACCATATCAACACCATTGCTGATGAAGTTGCAAGAGAGTTTCAACAACCGTTAACCATGGTGAAAGGATTTACACAATTGCTTGGAGCAGAACACAACAGGGCCAATAAGGAATATGTCCCCATCATTTTGACGGAGCTAAATCGCGCTGAAAAGATCATTGATTCCTATATTAAACTCGCAAAGACAGAAACTTTCACTTCCAAGGCACTATCCTCGAAGGAATTACTTGACCTGGTTTCAGCAGACATCCAAATGTATGCGAATAGTCATCACCTGGATTTTCAGATCAACAGCGAACGTAACTTAAGGATAAATGGAAACTTGAATCTACTTGCAGAAGCTATCTCAACCATAATTAAATTTTGCATCCAATCAGACGACGGTTCAATGAAAAGTCTCCAGCTTAATCACTACCTGCAGCGAACAGAAGTAATATTCGAGCTAGTGATGAAAGATGGGAAAGCTGAGAAAGACCCTATAAAAACATTACTTCAGTTACAAGAAATCCGTACAAATGAAGAACATACCCCTCTCTATTCCGCTTATACGATTTTGCTGGCTCATGGCGGGGATCTTCATTTTAAGAATCAGTTGTTTAAAAAGTGCCTTGTTCTCACATTACCTGCACAAGTAAAAAAAAGTAACCTCGTCACCAGAAATGTTATCCGTACAAACTAA
- a CDS encoding MerR family transcriptional regulator — translation MELKTHEVAKELGMAPRTVRKWVQKYEIPCRKNDYGHYVYDEEALARLETLKASGEVAGALDIAFDTDIKEVQFENMSTGNEESKALEHRLENLTERVSRTERMVQQKADEVVSYQLLQQRKEIEELTKTVDRLEKMLDQMQTPVKKIEPPLIFDQPPQQKRRNVFRSIFGL, via the coding sequence ATGGAATTAAAGACACATGAAGTGGCAAAAGAACTAGGAATGGCACCTAGAACGGTACGTAAGTGGGTCCAAAAATACGAAATCCCTTGTCGCAAAAATGATTATGGCCATTATGTTTACGATGAAGAGGCATTGGCGCGTCTAGAAACACTTAAAGCAAGCGGGGAGGTAGCAGGAGCCTTGGACATTGCCTTTGACACAGACATCAAAGAAGTACAATTTGAAAACATGAGTACGGGAAATGAAGAGAGTAAAGCATTGGAACATCGGCTGGAGAACTTGACTGAGAGAGTGTCCAGAACAGAACGAATGGTCCAGCAAAAGGCTGATGAGGTGGTATCCTATCAACTGCTGCAACAAAGAAAAGAAATAGAAGAGCTTACAAAGACAGTGGACAGACTAGAAAAGATGTTAGATCAAATGCAAACCCCAGTCAAAAAAATAGAACCCCCACTTATCTTTGACCAACCTCCACAACAAAAGCGCCGCAATGTATTTCGATCCATATTTGGATTATAG
- the wrbA gene encoding NAD(P)H:quinone oxidoreductase: MTTNVKLAIIYYSSTGTNYKLAKTAEEEAKASGAEVKLVKVPELAPQEAINSNPAWKQHLEETKDVPEVSLDDLTWADAYIFSVPTRYGTAPAQMKQFLDTTGGLWAEGKLANKVASAMTSASNPHGGQEQTILNLYTTLYHWGVIIAAPGYTDSSIFETGGNPYGTSVTADQDGNWKEDVAAAVKHQTKRTLQVASAIKNGMQ; this comes from the coding sequence ATGACTACGAATGTAAAGTTGGCGATTATCTATTACAGTTCAACAGGTACGAACTATAAGTTGGCAAAAACAGCAGAAGAGGAAGCAAAGGCAAGTGGAGCAGAAGTGAAGTTGGTAAAGGTACCAGAGCTTGCCCCACAAGAAGCAATTAATTCTAATCCAGCTTGGAAGCAACATCTAGAGGAGACCAAAGACGTACCGGAAGTAAGTTTAGATGACCTTACATGGGCCGATGCTTATATATTCAGTGTTCCAACAAGATATGGAACTGCTCCTGCACAAATGAAGCAATTCCTCGATACAACAGGTGGACTGTGGGCAGAAGGAAAACTTGCAAACAAGGTTGCAAGTGCCATGACTTCTGCAAGCAATCCTCACGGAGGCCAAGAACAAACCATCCTGAATCTTTACACCACCTTATACCATTGGGGAGTGATTATCGCGGCACCTGGATATACGGACAGCTCCATTTTTGAAACAGGCGGAAATCCTTATGGAACAAGTGTGACAGCTGATCAGGACGGTAATTGGAAAGAGGACGTAGCTGCAGCGGTTAAACATCAGACAAAACGGACCCTCCAAGTTGCCAGTGCCATCAAAAACGGCATGCAATAG